A genome region from Glycine max cultivar Williams 82 chromosome 5, Glycine_max_v4.0, whole genome shotgun sequence includes the following:
- the LOC100803130 gene encoding homeobox protein HD1, with protein sequence MQEAGLGMGMVSGEVSAAGDHHHHHRQVKAEIATHPLYEQLLSAHVSCLRVATPIDQLPLIDGQLSQSHHLLRSYASHHSHSLSPHDRQELDNFMAQYLIVLCTFKEQLQQHVRVHAVEAVMACRDIESTLQALTGVSLGEGTGATMSDDEDDLQMDGSLDQSSAEGHDLMGFGPLLPTESERSLMERVRQELKIELKQGFKSRIEDVREEILRKRRAGKLPGDTTSVLKAWWQQHAKWPYPTEDDKAKLVEETGLQLKQINNWFINQRKRNWHSNSQSVTSLKSKRKREYAH encoded by the exons ATGCAAGAAGCAGGGTTGGGAATGGGAATGGTGAGCGGAGAAGTGTCCGCCGCCGGCGaccaccatcaccaccaccgTCAAGTGAAGGCGGAGATAGCCACCCATCCACTCTATGAACAGCTTCTGTCTGCACACGTGTCATGCCTCCGCGTGGCCACACCCATCGATCAGTTGCCACTCATCGACGGTCAGTTATCGCAGTCCCACCATCTCCTCCGCTCTTATGCCTCACACCATTCCCATTCCCTCTCGCCCCATGACCGACAAGAACTTGACAACTTCATG GCACAGTATTTGATTGTGTTGTGTACATTTAAAGAGCAGCTTCAGCAACATGTGAGGGTGCATGCCGTGGAGGCTGTGATGGCCTGCCGTGATATTGAAAGTACCTTGCAAGCTCTGACAG GAGTCAGTTTGGGAGAAGGAACAGGTGCAACAATgtcagatgatgaagatgatttGCAGATGGATGGCTCTTTAGACCAGTCTAGCGCTGAGGGACATGACTTAATGGGATTTGGTCCATTGCTTCCTACAGAATCTGAAAGGTCCCTGATGGAAAGAGTTCGTCAGGAGCTTAAGATTGAGCTCAAGCAG GGTTTTAAGTCTAGAATTGAAGATGTTAGGGAGGAAATATTAAGAAAACGGAGAGCTGGGAAATTGCCAGGcgacacaacatcggttttaaaggCCTGGTGGCAGCAACATGCTAAGTGGCCCTACCCAACT gAAGATGACAAGGCAAAACTTGTGGAGGAGACAGGGTTGCAGCTGAAGCAAATCAATAATTGGTTCATCAATCAAAGGAAACGCAACTGGCACAGCAACTCTCAATCAGTTACCTCTCTGAAGTCCAAGCGCAAGAG AGAGTATGCCCACTAA
- the LOC100801553 gene encoding LOW QUALITY PROTEIN: bifunctional dTDP-4-dehydrorhamnose 3,5-epimerase/dTDP-4-dehydrorhamnose reductase (The sequence of the model RefSeq protein was modified relative to this genomic sequence to represent the inferred CDS: deleted 1 base in 1 codon; substituted 1 base at 1 genomic stop codon), whose protein sequence is MDFPANGASAAHSLNFLIYGRAGWIGGLLGTLCRAQGIPFQYGSGRLQNRASLQADIAQLKPTHVFNAAGVTGRPNVDWCESHKVETIRTNVIGTLTLADVCRDHGLILINYATDCIFEYDSDHPLGSGIGFKETDIPNSMTILDELLPISIEMGKRNLTGIWNFTNPGVVSHNEILEMYRDYVDPNFTWKNFTLEEQAKVIVAPRSNNNXLDAAKLKKEFPELLSIKDSLIKYVFEPNQKVKA, encoded by the exons aTGGACTTCCCAGCCAACGGCGCCTCCGCGGCCCATTCCCTCAACTTCCTCATCTACGGCCGCGCGGGCTGGATTGGCGGCCTCCTCGGCACCCTCTGCCGTGCCCAGGGCATCCCCTTCCAATACGGCTCCGGCCGCCTCCAGAACCGCGCCTCCCTCCAAGCCGACATAGCCCAGCTCAAGCCCACTCACGTCTTCAACGCCGCCGGCGTCACGGGCCGCCCCAACGTCGATTGGTGCGAATCCCACAAAGTCGAGACCATCCGAACCAACGTCATCGGAACCCTCACCCTCGCCGACGTCTGCCGCGACCACGGCCTCATTCTCATCAACTACGCCACCGACTGCATCTTCGAGTACGACTCCGATCACCCCCTTGGATCCGGAATCGGCTTCAAAGAAACCGACATTCCGAATTCGATGACTATATTGGATGAACTGCTTCCTATCTCCATTGAGATGGGGAAGAGGAATCTGACTGGGATCTGGAACTTTACTAACCCTGGAGTGGTTAGTCACAATGAAATCTTGGAGATGTACAGGGATTATGTTGACCCCAATTTCACTTGGAAGAACTTCACTCTTGAGGAACAGGCGAAGGTGATTGTTGCTCCCAGGAGCAACAAT AATTAGCTTGACGCAGCCAAATTGAAGAAGGAATTTCCAGAGCTGTTGTCTATTAAGGATTCTCTTATTAAGTATGTCTTCGAGCCAAACCAGAAGGTTAAAGCTTGA